A segment of the uncultured Methanobrevibacter sp. genome:
TTCGTCTTTGAATAATTTGTTTTTAGCTTCGAATGTTCTAACAGATAATTCTAAATAACGTATTTTTAATTCAGTAAAATCAAGCAAGTATCTTCCTATATTCTTGTCAGTCGCATGGTTTCTTAATTCTCTTTCTAGTTTTTCAAAGTCAATCTCAATGTTTATTGCATTTCTAGTTATTTTATCGAGATTATCCAGTCCTGTTTGAATATCTGTGACCTGTTGTTGAAGTATTGTATCAATAGCTATATCTATGTTATCTTGATGAACGTCATTGTCAATTATTTGTTTTTGTGAAATAGCTCTATCAGTTAACGCTTTTTTATCCGGAGGGTTCTTTTCATGGTCTGTTAAGTCGTATTTCTTTTTAAATCTTGAAAATGTTGATCTACTTATTTCAACTTCATGCTCTTCTGCTAACCATCGCCTAACATTTGCATCAGTAGCTCCAGATGTTTTCATTACTTTTATTTCATCAAGTAATGTTTCCAGGAAATCACTTTTCTTTAATTTTAATTTTGCTTTGAATTTTCTATAGGTATTATCTGCGACATCTCTTCCATATTTTGTTTTTAGTAATTCACGGACTTCATTGTTACTCATTCCTTTTTTGCAACAGTTTATTATTTCTTGTTGATGTTGCTCTAAAAAATATTTCACGTCAGAATTTTTTCGACCCATAGGAGTGACCTCCTAAAGTCTTTTCAATTCTTCTTCAAGTTGATGTTTTCTTTCTTCTACAAGTTTACATTCTGCTTCTTTAATAGTTCTTTGAGAAGTAGGATTTTTTTCGACCTGACTTAACGTTTCTTTAGCATCTCCTGAAGCAATTATTTTTGCCCCAAGTTCGTATGCTTCTCGGTGGGAAAAATCAGAATCGACAACAATTTTTTTAAGTGCACAAGATACCCTGGCACTTATGTTTTCTTTTCTAATTTTCATAATATAATGTATATAATTTATATATATTACTATTATGGTATTAGTATAAAATTATATTATTAAAAAAATAGTGAAGTAATAATATTTAATTATTACCTTCTTATAATAAATTACTGTTTACAAGAGCCAATACAATAAATATAACATTGCAGCATATATACAAAACTAAGTATATCACGATTTAAAATATTATTTACTGTTCTTTTATAAATTATACTGTTGTATGGTGGTTAATCTTCTAATTCATCTAATTCTTTTTGTAGATCGTAGATTTGCATTTCTTTATAGACCCTTTCAAATTTGCCAGTTTCTATAAGATATGCTCCAACTTCAAGTGCATCTCTATATGTATAATTTGACTCTTTGATTATTTTTTTCTTATCTTCATCCATATATGAAGATGTGTTATTAACATTTGCCATAATTCATTGCTCCATTACACTTAGTATATACTAACTATAATATATATAATATCTTATTATTTTTTTTATATAAAAAGGTATAGGATATACGATTTCCTTTTTTTCTTATTTTAACACAAATTATCAATAACTTATCCGAATGAATTTAATTAAAATTTAAATTAATTTAAATGTCAAATATATGTTATACTTTATCAATTGAGGCTATTTTTTGTTTTAAAGATATAACAAAAGTTTTTAATTAGCATGTGCAAATCTAATTAAAGATTGTTCGTTGTCAATAGAATAACAATAAAATAAAAATAGCATAATATTTACTTGTCAAATGATATAGATTAACATGTCAACCGATACTAATAGCTCGACATATATTAAGGCATTGGGCTATGTCAAACGTACAAAAAATCGTCAACAAATCGTAAATATAATCGCTAATACAAGAAAGACACCTTCAGAAATCAAAGAAATAATGGATGTAGATTTCAGTCTAGTTTCGAGAGCATTAAGGGATTTAAAAGACAGAGATATTGTTGTATGTGAAAATCCTGAAGACAGAATTGGGAGACTTCATAAGCTTACTGATCTTGGATTGCAAATTTATGAGGAATTGAATCAGAAGTAAAAACTATTTTTTCAGTTAGCTGATGCTGACGCTTTATTTTCAACTTTGTTAATAAAGGTAAATAATGAGATAATTATCTGATAATAAAAACTAATTTTCATAGCTAGTGTTACCTATAGAATACTTGATGTTAATGTTGAGAAAATCAATAGCTACTTTTT
Coding sequences within it:
- a CDS encoding MarR family transcriptional regulator; this translates as MSTDTNSSTYIKALGYVKRTKNRQQIVNIIANTRKTPSEIKEIMDVDFSLVSRALRDLKDRDIVVCENPEDRIGRLHKLTDLGLQIYEELNQK